A genomic segment from Kineococcus rhizosphaerae encodes:
- a CDS encoding CPBP family intramembrane glutamic endopeptidase, whose product MTQLIEKEAPRGAARALVIRHPLVAFFVFALGASWLAWTPYVLSDNGLGLWHVRFPELLGTAQFSGILPGALLGPLGGGFLVTALADGRPGLRRWVGRLWRWRVPGRWYALALLGVPAFVVASGLPFSGGLVHAPSALVLAALVPGLVVQVFTTGLAEEPGWRDFALPRLQARFGPAGAVAVLGPLWALWHLPLFLTDWGGWPDVTWTQVAWFAGFAATFNVVIAWVFNRTGESLPVATLVHVGVNNTVSVLWTDMYPQIPADRLMVGLCVVSAVAATALLVVTRGRLGYRGPDRTLR is encoded by the coding sequence GTGACTCAACTCATCGAGAAGGAAGCACCGCGAGGCGCCGCCCGGGCCCTCGTGATCCGCCACCCGCTCGTCGCGTTCTTCGTGTTCGCCCTCGGGGCGAGCTGGCTGGCCTGGACGCCGTACGTGCTGTCCGACAACGGCCTGGGGCTGTGGCACGTCCGCTTCCCCGAGCTGCTCGGCACGGCGCAGTTCTCCGGGATCCTGCCCGGTGCCCTCCTGGGACCGCTCGGGGGTGGTTTCCTCGTCACCGCCCTCGCCGACGGGCGGCCGGGGTTGCGCCGGTGGGTGGGACGGCTGTGGCGCTGGCGCGTCCCGGGCCGGTGGTACGCCCTGGCCCTGCTGGGGGTCCCGGCGTTCGTCGTGGCCTCCGGTCTGCCGTTCTCCGGCGGCCTCGTCCACGCCCCCTCGGCGCTGGTCCTGGCCGCCCTCGTGCCGGGTCTGGTCGTGCAGGTGTTCACGACGGGCCTGGCCGAGGAACCCGGCTGGCGCGACTTCGCCCTGCCCCGCCTGCAGGCGCGCTTCGGTCCCGCCGGTGCCGTCGCGGTCCTCGGGCCGCTGTGGGCCCTGTGGCACCTGCCGCTGTTCCTCACCGACTGGGGCGGCTGGCCCGACGTGACGTGGACGCAGGTGGCGTGGTTCGCCGGTTTCGCCGCGACGTTCAACGTCGTCATCGCCTGGGTCTTCAACCGGACGGGCGAGAGCCTGCCCGTGGCGACCCTCGTGCACGTCGGCGTGAACAACACCGTGTCGGTGCTGTGGACCGACATGTACCCGCAGATCCCCGCCGACCGCCTGATGGTGGGGCTGTGCGTCGTGTCGGCCGTCGCCGCCACCGCGCTGCTCGTCGTGACCCGCGGCCGCCTGGGGTACCGCGGCCCGGACCGTACACTGCGCTGA
- a CDS encoding SDR family oxidoreductase, with product MQINGATALVTGTNRGIGRHLAAQLVERGATVWATARRPELIDLDGVRTLALDITDPASVAHAAAVATDVDLLVNNAGIATGATLLGEDLGAAHAEMDTNLWGTLAVVRAFAPVLARNGGGTVVNVASSASWLAVPGATAYAVTKAAVWNLSNALRHELAAQGTSVVSVHLGVADTDMGAGFAFDKTDPADVARATLDGVERDAYEVIADEQTVLVKKMLAGDPEELYALIAQLLAA from the coding sequence ATGCAGATCAACGGAGCCACCGCCCTCGTCACCGGCACCAACCGCGGCATCGGCCGTCACCTCGCCGCCCAGCTCGTCGAGCGCGGCGCGACGGTGTGGGCCACCGCCCGCCGTCCCGAGCTCATCGACCTCGACGGCGTGCGGACCCTCGCGCTCGACATCACCGACCCCGCGTCCGTCGCGCACGCCGCCGCGGTGGCGACCGACGTGGACCTCCTCGTCAACAACGCCGGCATCGCCACGGGCGCCACGCTGCTGGGCGAGGACCTGGGCGCGGCCCACGCCGAGATGGACACCAACCTCTGGGGGACGCTGGCCGTCGTGCGCGCGTTCGCCCCCGTGCTGGCCCGCAACGGCGGCGGGACGGTCGTGAACGTCGCCTCCAGCGCCTCGTGGCTGGCCGTTCCCGGGGCGACCGCCTACGCCGTGACCAAGGCCGCGGTGTGGAACCTGAGCAACGCGCTGCGGCACGAGCTCGCCGCCCAGGGAACCTCGGTCGTCTCGGTCCACCTCGGTGTCGCCGACACCGACATGGGCGCGGGTTTCGCGTTCGACAAGACCGACCCGGCCGACGTGGCCCGCGCGACCCTCGACGGGGTCGAGCGCGACGCCTACGAGGTCATCGCCGACGAGCAGACCGTCCTGGTGAAGAAGATGCTCGCCGGGGACCCGGAGGAGTTGTACGCCCTCATCGCCCAGCTGCTCGCCGCCTGA
- a CDS encoding VOC family protein yields MTATSTPQRPFFVTVPVVDVQRSKAFFTRLGFPFDPAMDGDGSACLSVGDGTHVMILSRERFAEFSHVPVGDPRTHALALFSFSVATREEVDSVAAQAVAAGGREADGLEDLGFMVTRSFFDLDGHGWQVVWMNPSSRLEPDTSVRS; encoded by the coding sequence ATGACTGCGACCAGCACGCCCCAGCGCCCGTTCTTCGTGACCGTCCCCGTCGTGGACGTCCAGAGGAGCAAGGCCTTCTTCACCCGTCTCGGCTTCCCCTTCGACCCGGCGATGGACGGCGACGGTTCCGCCTGCCTGAGCGTCGGGGACGGCACCCACGTCATGATCCTCAGCCGGGAGCGCTTCGCCGAGTTCTCCCACGTGCCGGTGGGTGATCCCCGGACCCACGCCCTGGCCCTGTTCTCCTTCAGCGTCGCCACCCGCGAGGAGGTCGACTCCGTCGCCGCGCAGGCCGTGGCCGCGGGTGGTCGCGAGGCGGACGGGCTCGAGGACCTCGGGTTCATGGTGACGCGCAGCTTCTTCGACCTCGACGGCCACGGCTGGCAGGTCGTGTGGATGAACCCGTCGTCCCGACTTGAACCTGACACGAGTGTCAGGTCCTAG
- a CDS encoding MerR family transcriptional regulator, with product MRIGELARRAGVSVRSLRYYEQQGLVPADRTSGGHREYAESDVPRVRFVQLLFSAGLPSRTVVQILPFLDTGVATPRMRGHLDDEHARLQARIDELTAARDRLADLREIAAQAAAGRAPEQCALEARVAAG from the coding sequence GTGCGCATCGGTGAGCTCGCACGGCGGGCCGGGGTCAGCGTCCGGTCGCTGCGGTACTACGAGCAGCAGGGGCTCGTCCCGGCGGACCGGACGAGCGGTGGGCACCGCGAGTACGCCGAGTCCGACGTCCCGCGGGTCAGGTTCGTCCAGCTGCTGTTCTCCGCGGGGTTGCCCAGCCGGACCGTCGTGCAGATCCTGCCGTTCCTCGACACGGGCGTCGCGACCCCACGGATGCGCGGGCACCTCGACGACGAGCACGCCCGACTGCAGGCCCGGATCGACGAGCTCACCGCCGCCCGGGACCGGTTGGCGGACCTGCGGGAGATCGCCGCGCAGGCGGCGGCGGGCCGGGCACCGGAGCAGTGCGCGCTGGAGGCGCGGGTCGCCGCCGGGTGA
- a CDS encoding glycoside hydrolase family 125 protein: MDELLPTTLVDDLTEQVTRRAGDRVGAIFARALRETVERTPTVRPDGSVFVVTGDIPAMWLRDSTAQWQTYLLLLERAPALTGVVAGVLRTQFASIRHDAYANAFNDGPTGRCHEPGDNSDDPWLWERKYEVDSLAFPVLLAHRLRRAIDRDAELPGLLGPDAHPAMRRVVDLWRLEQDHEERSPYRFVRPTDLRSETLDRDGLGTPVARTGMTWSGFRPSDDACEYGYNVPANLFAARALDHVATFARDLFDDAGLAADAGSLAAELRAAVAAHGVVDHPEHGRVWAYEVDGLGGVLLADDANVPSLLSLPLLGACAADDPLYVATRRLVLSETNPWFHRGKAATGIGSPHTPDRYVWPIALCVQALTSGDEDEAVRTLRLVADTDDGTLHVHEGFDVDDPSCWTREWFSWADSTFCELALSLLGERVTDLD, from the coding sequence ATGGACGAGCTGCTGCCGACGACGCTGGTGGACGACCTCACGGAACAGGTGACCCGGCGGGCCGGTGACCGGGTGGGGGCGATCTTCGCGCGCGCCCTGCGGGAGACGGTCGAACGCACCCCCACGGTCCGCCCCGACGGGTCGGTGTTCGTCGTCACGGGCGACATCCCCGCGATGTGGCTGCGCGACTCCACGGCGCAGTGGCAGACGTACCTGCTGCTGCTCGAGCGCGCCCCCGCGCTCACGGGCGTCGTCGCGGGCGTCCTGCGCACCCAGTTCGCCTCGATCCGGCACGACGCCTACGCGAACGCGTTCAACGACGGCCCCACGGGCCGCTGCCACGAACCGGGCGACAACAGCGACGACCCGTGGCTGTGGGAGCGCAAGTACGAGGTCGACTCCCTGGCGTTCCCGGTGCTGCTGGCCCACCGGCTGCGGCGCGCGATCGACCGCGACGCGGAGCTGCCCGGGCTGCTCGGTCCCGACGCGCACCCGGCGATGCGCCGGGTCGTGGACCTGTGGCGCCTGGAGCAGGACCACGAGGAACGCTCCCCCTACCGCTTCGTGCGGCCCACCGACCTGCGCAGCGAGACCCTCGACCGCGACGGCCTCGGCACGCCCGTGGCCCGCACCGGCATGACGTGGTCGGGTTTCCGGCCCAGCGACGACGCGTGCGAGTACGGCTACAACGTCCCGGCGAACCTGTTCGCCGCCCGCGCCCTGGACCACGTCGCCACCTTCGCCCGCGACCTGTTCGACGACGCGGGACTGGCCGCCGACGCCGGGTCGCTGGCCGCGGAACTGCGCGCGGCCGTCGCCGCCCACGGCGTCGTGGACCACCCCGAGCACGGCCGGGTCTGGGCCTACGAGGTCGACGGCCTCGGCGGCGTCCTGCTGGCCGACGACGCGAACGTGCCGAGCCTGCTGTCCCTGCCGCTGCTGGGGGCCTGCGCCGCGGACGACCCGCTGTACGTCGCGACCCGCCGGCTGGTGCTGTCGGAGACCAACCCGTGGTTCCACCGCGGGAAGGCGGCGACCGGCATCGGCAGCCCGCACACCCCCGACCGCTACGTGTGGCCCATCGCCCTGTGCGTGCAGGCCCTGACGTCGGGCGACGAGGACGAGGCCGTCCGGACGCTGCGGCTCGTCGCCGACACCGACGACGGCACGCTGCACGTCCACGAGGGCTTCGACGTCGACGACCCGTCGTGCTGGACGCGGGAGTGGTTCTCGTGGGCGGACTCCACGTTCTGCGAACTCGCGCTGTCGCTGCTCGGCGAGCGGGTCACCGACCTCGACTGA
- a CDS encoding TetR/AcrR family transcriptional regulator: MPRWEPGSADRLRVAALELFAEHGYDAVTVNAITDRAGLGRRTFFRHFKDKREVLFAGSERLPVALEERVAAADAAVPAPEAVLAALAEVGEELLRVTTHQAVRAAVIAGSEELRERERTKAAEITDALARALGGRGVPPADARLLAGVSAAVFDSALQRAVSGGTGFTAALREAAAVLAGFSRGR; this comes from the coding sequence GTGCCACGTTGGGAACCGGGCAGCGCGGACCGCCTGCGGGTCGCGGCCCTGGAGCTGTTCGCCGAGCACGGCTACGACGCCGTGACGGTGAACGCCATCACCGACCGCGCCGGCCTGGGGCGGCGCACGTTCTTCCGCCACTTCAAGGACAAGCGCGAGGTCCTGTTCGCCGGTTCCGAACGCCTGCCCGTCGCGCTCGAGGAACGCGTCGCGGCCGCCGACGCTGCGGTCCCGGCGCCCGAGGCCGTCCTCGCGGCGCTGGCCGAGGTGGGCGAGGAACTGCTGCGCGTCACGACGCACCAGGCCGTCCGCGCCGCGGTCATCGCCGGCAGCGAGGAACTGCGCGAACGCGAGCGCACCAAGGCCGCGGAGATCACCGACGCCCTCGCCCGCGCCCTGGGCGGGCGGGGGGTCCCGCCCGCCGACGCCCGCCTGCTGGCCGGTGTGTCGGCCGCGGTGTTCGACTCCGCCCTGCAGCGCGCGGTGAGCGGCGGGACGGGGTTCACCGCGGCCCTGCGGGAGGCGGCCGCGGTGCTGGCCGGGTTCAGTCGAGGTCGGTGA
- a CDS encoding saccharopine dehydrogenase NADP-binding domain-containing protein, giving the protein MPLPRTGIWIAGATGRTGRALTRRLLETTDHEITLLGRDAGRLERASADLPRPVRTAVHPDLAAAAEAVRHGRPLVLVNLAGDYRGSTVPLARATLPGGHYVDLANDLRVLEELRTLDADARAAGSTLVTGAGFGVLATEALVVRLTRGLPTPASVQVDALGSSATQDGETGEAFAASVVDVLTTGGREFRGGELVRTRLAARAERFTLPDGTTVASASAPSAELLAAHLASGAPDVVATSGLVPAQRVVRALLPLAGRALSIPALRRAAVSRLARTRTQAAARPRPHSWGRAVVVWPDGSRREGWLRAGDAMEFTGEVLLAVTRRVADGRTDPGVHTPAGACGPDVAEEAGARLSPAEPAPPRR; this is encoded by the coding sequence GTGCCCCTCCCCCGCACGGGCATCTGGATCGCCGGCGCCACCGGCCGCACCGGCCGGGCCCTCACCCGCCGCCTGCTGGAGACCACCGACCACGAGATCACCCTGCTCGGCCGCGACGCCGGCCGCCTGGAGCGCGCGAGCGCGGACCTGCCCCGCCCCGTGCGGACCGCGGTGCACCCCGACCTGGCCGCCGCGGCCGAGGCCGTGCGCCACGGGCGGCCGCTCGTCCTCGTGAACCTGGCCGGCGACTACCGGGGCTCGACGGTCCCGCTGGCCCGGGCGACGCTGCCCGGCGGGCACTACGTGGACCTCGCCAACGACCTCCGGGTGCTGGAGGAGCTGCGCACCCTCGACGCCGACGCCCGGGCGGCGGGCAGCACCCTCGTGACGGGCGCGGGTTTCGGCGTGCTCGCCACCGAGGCGCTCGTCGTGCGGCTGACCCGGGGACTGCCCACGCCCGCGTCCGTCCAGGTCGACGCCCTGGGGTCCTCCGCCACGCAGGACGGCGAGACCGGTGAGGCCTTCGCCGCCAGCGTCGTCGACGTCCTCACGACGGGCGGACGGGAGTTCCGCGGCGGCGAGCTCGTCCGCACCCGGCTGGCGGCCCGCGCCGAACGGTTCACCCTGCCCGACGGCACGACCGTCGCGTCCGCCTCGGCGCCGTCGGCCGAACTGCTCGCGGCGCACCTGGCCAGCGGGGCACCGGACGTCGTAGCCACCTCCGGACTCGTTCCGGCGCAACGGGTCGTGCGGGCCCTGCTGCCGCTCGCCGGTCGCGCGCTGTCGATCCCCGCCCTGCGCCGGGCGGCGGTCTCCCGGCTCGCGCGGACCAGGACGCAGGCCGCGGCCCGGCCCCGCCCGCACTCGTGGGGTCGCGCCGTGGTCGTCTGGCCCGACGGGTCCCGGCGCGAGGGCTGGCTGCGGGCCGGCGACGCGATGGAGTTCACCGGCGAGGTCCTGCTCGCCGTCACCCGCCGGGTCGCCGACGGTCGCACGGACCCCGGGGTCCACACCCCGGCGGGCGCCTGCGGCCCGGACGTGGCCGAGGAGGCGGGGGCGAGGCTCAGTCCTGCTGAGCCCGCACCGCCGCGTCGATGA
- a CDS encoding MarR family winged helix-turn-helix transcriptional regulator, with the protein MTTTETTDPLALERQVCFALVVAARTVLSVYRPVLEPLGLTHPQYLVMLALWGREPMSVKELSEALQLDPPTLSPLLKRLEANGLLERKRLPEDQRSLAVTLTDAGWALRERALEVPGQIVTRLGMDLAELERLRDGLSHVIDAAVRAQQD; encoded by the coding sequence ATGACGACCACGGAGACGACCGACCCGCTCGCCCTGGAGCGTCAGGTCTGCTTCGCGCTCGTCGTGGCCGCCCGCACGGTCCTGTCGGTCTACCGGCCCGTCCTGGAGCCCCTCGGCCTCACCCACCCGCAGTACCTCGTGATGCTCGCGCTGTGGGGGCGCGAGCCGATGTCCGTCAAGGAGCTCAGCGAGGCGCTGCAGCTCGACCCGCCCACCCTGTCCCCGCTGCTCAAGCGCCTCGAGGCGAACGGCCTGCTCGAGCGCAAGCGCCTGCCCGAGGACCAGCGCAGCCTCGCCGTCACGCTCACCGACGCGGGGTGGGCGTTGCGCGAGCGGGCGCTGGAGGTCCCCGGGCAGATCGTGACCCGGCTCGGCATGGACCTCGCCGAGCTCGAACGGCTGCGGGACGGGCTGTCCCACGTCATCGACGCGGCGGTGCGGGCTCAGCAGGACTGA